From a single Muntiacus reevesi chromosome 14, mMunRee1.1, whole genome shotgun sequence genomic region:
- the LOC136146726 gene encoding collagen alpha-1(I) chain-like, whose translation MPHVHTGVAAQAGQPHDSPEGSRGPSAAEQGLVQAPRLGAAGGQQPCPRLAVLLSGSRFLFPRQPLLTLQPSPWESASKETLAFLRCSQDRLLGRGAASSGASGQLQVTVGPLGQCGPQPSAALLSLTLWLPWQGQRETPRRGTPKPDPAHTGLRAWGCSGPVHPRPTRRGQRSPGVFQISRTADREPGWARPLRASQRQGCGCRLPSGRGRERPSPEGPGQREEKASRVKPAPGRLWSQGGVCERERGGRGWVCLQLSVQGSAHPLCCYVVGGGGDNERTSPGELSPGAWEQGFCVLGRAGALCEGGPSLCPLTDGFPRRLRPALRSWLPRPPGPGAPTPPSWVPGARGRRPPGRPHPAVLGPRRSGPAASRAPPPRRPGSQALGAGGLPGAPTPPSWVPGARGRRPPGRPHPAVLGPRRSGPVASRCSPPGPAPLGPAPRSPPRPRPRPRRLFSARTGGRGCTGATMSQRFVVTPAAGGAGDAGPGPGGGGGQSSSSGQGPDADPAPSPGPPAVDALPILRYCREPSRYYGRRAPSGAASPASGARGRVWGRGLGRWPGIGLEGSGAPASGPRRGAGWWGTGVHLVRPSALLPGGGTRPSQLWCVGRGVGDHQGNAGPSGGLTCLGECQRPPESPLCPPPVPPPLPFTPEPRPALTFSLQTPDESDGADVCGRPVCSKGWVTGHCSGCWVSGPALGPGAISWAPGLSLACWLDPDGRRPAWGCSPARQGPAEGHNLGQVDLPTLLARCCPLCPLRCPPSAPSVLACAPGDALRWPPAVSVLTLMGRKGIAQRPRCCSAQPSGVETMLSLGSLPGCPAARPIDSQAPAVREFTVGGGSGGVTQGCPLTAGPRLRLCREPSLTSRPLMSDQKSRGPGWSLTWSRAQGRGGGHTARLGGAGREGGQGHMAWEDPAGSERGDFPGGVLWRDPGAGPLVGPAQLRGAGLKHAAPSWAGTGDQGHAGDEAGDELKFRPPRPLSSPDACVCVGLAPITLCERAEPPPA comes from the exons ATGCCCCACGTGCACACAGGGGTCGCGGCTCAG GCAGGTCAGCCCCACGACAGCCCAGAGGGGTCCCGAGGCCCGAGCGCAGCCGAGCAGGGGCTCGTGCAGGCCCCTCGGCTTGGGGCAGCAGGAGGCCAGCAGCCCTGCCCCCGCCTCGCCGTCTTGCTCTCTGGATCTCGGTTTCTGTTCCCCCGCCAGCCTCTGCTCACGCTCCAGCCCTCTCCCTGGGAGTCTGCTTCCAAGGAGACGCTCGCCTTCCTGAGGTGCTCACAGGACCGGCTCCTGGGGAGGGGCGCGGCCTCCAG CGGGGCCTCTGGGCAGCTCCAGGTGACGGTGGGGCCCCTGGGCCAGTGTGGACCACAGCCCTCGGCGGCCCTCCTCAGCCTGACCCTGTGGCTGCCCTGGCAGGGCCAGCGGGAGACGCCGAGGAGGGGCACTCCC AAGCCAGACCCTGCCCACACGGGGCTGAGGGCCTGGGGGTGCAGTGGACCTGTTCACCCGAGGCCCACCCGCCGAGGTCAGCGCAGCCCCGGAGTCTTCCAGATTTCCAGGACTGCAgacagggagcctggctgggccAGGCCGCTGCGGGCGTCGCAGAGGCAAGGCTGCGGGTGCAGGCTGCCCTCTGGCCGAGGTCGGGAGCGCCCCTCACCTGAAGGCCCTggacagagggaggagaaggCCTCCCGGGTCAAGCCTGCCCCCGGCCGCCTGTGGTCTCAGGGCGGAGT GTGTGAGCGGGAGCGAGGCGGGAGAGGCTGGGTGTGCCTGCAGCTGAGCGTGCAGGGCTCCGCTCACCCTCTCTGCTGCTATGTGGTTGGAGGTGGGGGAGATAACGAGAGG ACCAGCCCTGGCGAGCTGAGCCCTGGCGCCTGGG AACAAGGCTTCTGCGTCTTGGGGCGCGCAGGGGCGCTCTGCGAAGGTGGGCCCAGCCTCTGCCCACTGACCGACGGCTTTCCGCGGCGCCTGCGCCCCGCCCTGCGCTCCTGGCTGCCCCGCCCGCCCGGCCCGGGCGCCCCCACCCCGCCGTCCTGGGTCCCAGGCGCTCGGGGCCGGCGGCCTCCCGGGCGCCCCCACCCCGCCGTCCTGGGTCCCAGGCGCTCGGGGCCGGCGGCCTCCCGGGCGCCCCCACCCCGCCGTCCTGGGTCCCAGGCGCTCGGGGCCGGCGGCCTCCCGGGCGCCCCCACCCCGCCGTCCTGGGTCCCAGGCGCTCGGGGCCGGCGGCCTCCCGGGCGCCCCCACCCCGCCGTCCTGGGTCCCAGGCGCTCAGGGCCGGTGGCCTCCCGGTGCagcccgcccggccccgccccgctcgGCCCCGCCCCGCGCTCCCCACCCCGGCCCCGCCCGCGCCCGCGCCGTCTTTTCAGCGCCCGCACCGGAGGCCGGGGCTGTACTGGGGCCACCATGTCCCAGCGCTTCGTGGTGACCCccgcggcgggcggggcgggggacgCGGGGCCCGGGCCCGGGGGCGGCGGCGGTCAGAGCTCCAGCTCCGGCCAGGGCCCCGACGCGGACCCCGCACCCTCCCCGGGGCCGCCGGCGGTGGACGCGCTGCCCATCCTGCGCTACTGCCGAGAGCCGAGCCGCTACTACGGTAGGCGCGCCCCCTCGGGCGCCGCTTCCCCCGCGTCCGGGGCTCGGGGCCGGGTCTGGGGCCGCGGGCTCGGGCGGTGGCCGGGGATCGGGCTGGAAGGCTCTGGGGCGCCGGCCTCGGGGCCACGGCGGGGCGCTGGGTGGTGGGGGACTGGGGTCCACCTGGTGCGCCCGTCCGCCTTGCTccccgggggag GGACCAGGCCAAGTCAGCTCTGGTGTGTGGGGCGGGGAGTcggggaccaccagggaaacgcTGGCCCCTCCGGTGGCCTGACGTGCTTGGGGGAGTGCCAGCGCCCGCCCGAGTCCCCGCTGTGTCCTCCCCCggtgcccccacccctgcccttcaCCCCTGAGCCCCGACCTGCCCTCACCTTCAGCCTCCAGACCCCAGACGAGAGCGATGGCGCAGACGTCTGTGGCCGGCCCGTCTGCTCGAAGGGCTGGGTCACCGGACACTGTTCAGGCTGCTGGGTCTCGGGTCCCGCGCTCGGCCCAGGAGCCATTTCCTGGGCTCCG GGCCTCAGCCTGGCCTGTTGGCTGGACCCCGATGGGCGCCGTCCCGCATGGGGCTGCTCTCCCGCCCGGCAGGGCCCGGCAGAGGGACATAACCTGGGCCAGGTTGACCTTCCGACCCTCCTCGCGCGTTGTTGCCCTTTGTGCCCTCTGCGATGCCCACCCTCGGCGCCCAGTGTGCTGGCCTGTGCCCCTGGGGATGCCCTCCGCTGGCCTCCTGCCGTCTCCGTGCTCACACTAATGGGCAGGAAGGGCATCGCCCAGCGTCCTCGATGTTGCAG CGCCCAGCCCTCAGGGGTGGAAACCATGCTGAGCCTGGGGTCACTGCCCGGCTGCCCGGCTGCCCGGCCGATAGACAGCCAGGCTCCAGCGGTGCGGGAGTTCACGGTGGGGGGGGGAA GTGGCGGGGTGACCCAGGGGTGCCCCCTCACGGCGGGGCCCAGGCTGAGGCTGTGTCGGGAGCCCTCCCTGACCTCCCGGCCGCTGATGAGTGACCAGAAGAGCCGCGGGCCAGGCTGGTCGCTGACTTGGTCCCGCGCGCAGGGCCGGGGAGGCGGCCACACAGCTCGCCTGGGAGGGGCTGGGCGCGAGGGTGGGCAGGGTCACATGGCCTGGGAGGACCCCGCCGGCAGCGAGCGTGGGGACTTCCCGGGAGGGGTGCTGTGGAGAGACCCCGGGGCAGGCCCTCTGGTGGGACCG GCACAGCTCAGGGGTGCAGGCCTGAAGCACGCCGCTCCATCCTGGGCTGGGACCGGGGACCAGGGGCACGCGGGGGACGAGGCCGGAGACGAGCTCAAGTTCCGCCCGCCGCGCCCCCTCTCCAGCCCCGACGCCTGCGTATGTGTGGGGCTGGCCCCCATCACCCTCTGTGAGCGGGCGGAGCCCCCGCCTGCCTGA